A single window of Larimichthys crocea isolate SSNF chromosome XII, L_crocea_2.0, whole genome shotgun sequence DNA harbors:
- the kcna7 gene encoding potassium voltage-gated channel subfamily A member 7, with protein sequence MDNQDKGGGIEGKEGEGGGQSKEKQKAEEVSDEDKRTKDKHNKLEKESCEKEPSTGSKRGNRRGQCRSGWALTERLAINVSGMRYETQLRTLAQFPDSLLGDPRRRLRYFDPLRNEVFLDRSRVCFDAILYFYQSGGRLRRPANVPLDMFLEELRFYELGEEVIDRYKADEGFAKEEERPLPTNDLQRRLWMLFEYPESSSGARIVAIISVMVIVISILIFCLETLPEFRLEKEQREQFTVVPHPTIANETILVPPGFTPFQDPFFIVETICICWFSFELIVRFTCAPSKMHFFKDVMNTIDFFAIIPYFVTLGTELAKDKGAQPSVSLALIRVIRLVRVFRIFKLSRHSKGLQILGQTLKASLRELALLIFFLFIGVILFSSAAYFAEVDSPDTAFTSIPEAFWWAVVSMTTVGYGDMYPETVGGKLVGSMCAIAGVLTISLPVPVIVSNFSYFYHREMECEDTTQYNHVATSLWEKDGEEDEDEEDEEGVEEVPEYMGDFAPLYRQNGTDICPPLSGTLLAGLCAGQVTGDRKGMNFYLKEPLVTQV encoded by the exons ATGGATAATCAAGACAAAGGAGGAGGTATagaaggaaaagagggagaaggaggagggcagtcgaaagaaaaacagaaagctgaGGAGGTCAGCGATGAAGACAAGCGGACCAAAGACAAGCACAATAAGCTGGAGAAGGAGAGCTGCGAGAAGGAGCCGAGCACTGGGTCAAAGAGGGGGAACCGTCGCGGTCAATGCAGGAGCGGCTGGGCTCTGACTGAACGCCTCGCCATCAACGTGTCGGGGATGCGATACGAGACCCAGCTCCGGACCCTCGCCCAGTTCCCAGACTCCCTCCTGGGTGACCCCCGGCGTCGCCTTCGCTACTTCGATCCCCTGCGGAATGAAGTCTTCCTGGACCGGAGCCGTGTCTGCTTCGATGCCATCCTGTACTTCTACCAGTCAGGCGGGAGGCTGCGGAGGCCTGCCAACGTCCCTCTGGACATGTTCCTGGAGGAGCTGCGCTTCTACGAACTCGGAGAGGAGGTAATCGACCGCTACAAAGCGGATGAAGGCTTCgccaaggaggaggagaggcccTTGCCCACCAATGACTTGCAGCGTCGCCTCTGGATGCTGTTTGAGTATCCAGAGTCGTCCAGCGGAGCTCGGATCGTCGCCATTATCAGCGTCATGGTCATCGTGATCTCCATTCTCATCTTCTGCCTGGAGACTTTGCCTGAGTTCAGGCTGgagaaggagcagagggag CAATTCACCGTCGTACCTCACCCCACCATAGCGAACGAAACCATCTTGGTCCCACCTGGCTTCACCCCCTTCCAGGACCCCTTCTTCATCGTAGAGACGATCTGCATCTGCTGGTTCTCCTTTGAACTCATCGTGCGCTTCACGTGCGCCCCGAGCAAGATGCACTTCTTCAAAGACGTCATGAACACCATCGACTTCTTCGCCATCATTCCCTATTTCGTCACTCTGGGCACGGAGCTTGCCAAGGACAAAGGTGCGCAGCCGTCCGTGTCCCTGGCTCTCATCAGGGTCATCAGGCTGGTGAGGGTCTTCAGGATCTTCAAACTCTCTCGTCACTCGAAGGGTTTACAGATCCTGGGCCAGACGCTGAAGGCCAGCCTCAGGGAGCTCGCCCtgctcatcttcttcctcttcatcggGGTCATACTCTTTTCTAGTGCGGCCTACTTTGCCGAGGTGGACAGTCCTGACACAGCGTTCACCAGTATTCCCGAGGCATTTTGGTGGGCTGTGGTGTCCATGACGACGGTCGGCTACGGGGACATGTACCCGGAGACGGTCGGGGGAAAGTTGGTGGGCTCCATGTGCGCCATCGCCGGCGTGCTCACCATCTCTTTGCCAGTGCCGGTCATTGTGTCCAACTTCAGTTACTTCTACCACCGCGAGATGGAGTGTGAGGACACGACCCAGTACAACCACGTCGCCACGTCGCTCTGGGAGAAAgacggagaggaggatgaagacgaggaggacgaggaaggaGTGGAGGAGGTGCCGGAATACATGGGAGATTTTGCACCGCTGTACAGGCAGAACGGCACGGATATCTGCCCGCCGCTCAGCGGGACTCTCCTGGCAGGGCTTTGTGCCGGACAGGTCACCGGTGATCGCAAAGGGATGAACTTCTACCTCAAAGAACCGCTGGTTACTCAGGTTTGA